A region of Anolis sagrei isolate rAnoSag1 chromosome 2, rAnoSag1.mat, whole genome shotgun sequence DNA encodes the following proteins:
- the LOC132765093 gene encoding zinc finger protein ZFP2-like isoform X2, with the protein MKVGGSHRMSCGGSKKAAEEIEEELQLEEDRAEAVDSPSGRPDSPDEGDASGSQCQLELPEDRPTQSPGAQGQREGKAPKRLKEKCVGQVERSGVCTECGKKTWSGPGRGHSVPTPERPHQCPECGRCFRQRSILAKHQKIHTGEKPYLCMACGKRFNRSSNLAQHQRVHTGERPFPCSDCGKAFTQKSDLERHQRVHTGERPYACQDCGKSFSVSSHLDRHRRTHQHSHPEEPPAASLAPVIAHRCPDCGKCFGQRSALSKHRKTHSGERPYPCDACGKRFSRSSNLAQHQRIHTGERPFPCSDCGKRFIQRSDLERHQRIHTGERPYTCAQCGRGFSVSSHLDRHQRVHQAQAAAAAAHHCPEHIKGFLLSTGSKQVLKHQLYSGKGRLTRSGHCLDCGKSLGKIPLQLVVPPIEKPFKCDSCGKAFAQRSALGKHQRIHTGEKPFSCTDCGKAFIQKSDLTIHRRMHTGEKPYRCDTCGKCFSVSSNLLTHQRTHLGEKPYACGECGKAFIQRSELTIHQRTHTGEKPYKCSVCGKCFSRSSHLNRHQRTHSNDKPAIGSGAAPTALLSTPTTKPASSLPASAFSASFTSPSPLPTLPSFPSSPSSLHIPSLDLPWSLPFPSRGFSHSVFPTVHSGVQTSLIN; encoded by the exons ATGAAGGTGGGCGGGTCTCATCGCATGAGCTGCGGTGGCAGTAAAAAGG CTGCTGAGGAGATTGAAGAGGAGCTGCAGTTGGAAGAGGACAGGGCAGAGGCGGTGGACTCTCCATCAGGGCGACCAGACAGCCCAGATGAGGGGGATGCCAGTGGTAGCCAGTGCCAGCTTGAACTACCAGAAGACCGGCCAACACAAAGCCCAGGAGCACAAGGccagagggaagggaaggcaCCTAAGAGGCTAAAAGAGAAGTGTGTGGGTCAGGTGGAAAGGTCTGGTGTGTGCACTGAGTGTGGAAAGAAGACCTGGAGCGGTCCTGGGCGAGGCCATAGTGTACCCACGCCAGAGAGGCCCCACCAGTGCCCCGAGTGTGGACGCTGCTTCCGGCAACGCTCCATCCTGGCCAAGCACCAAaagatccacacaggggagaagccctacCTGTGCATGGCTTGTGGGAAGAGATTCAACCGAAGCTCAAACCTGGCGCAGCACCAGCGGGTGCACACCGGTGAGCGTCCCTTCCCTTGTTCAGACTGTGGCAAGGCTTTCACCCAGAAGTCTGACCTGGAGCGGCACCAGCGGGTGCACACGGGAGAACGCCCCTATGCCTGCCAGGACTGTGGCAAGAGTTTCTCGGTCAGCTCCCACCTTGACCGCCACAGGCGAACTCATCAGCACAGTCACCCAGAGGAACCCCCGGCGGCCAGCTTAGCCCCAGTGATCGCCCACCGCTGTCCTGATTGTGGGAAGTGTTTTGGACAGCGCTCTGCACTCTCGAAGCATCGCAAGACCCACTCTGGGGAGCGTCCTTACCCATGCGATGCTTGCGGCAAGCGTTTCAGCCGCAGCTCTAATCTTGCGCAGCACCAGCGCATTCATACTGGGGAGCGTCCCTTCCCCTGCAGTGACTGTGGGAAGCGGTTCATCCAACGCTCCGATTTGGAGCGGCATCAGCGAATCCACACAGGTGAGCGCCCCTACACTTGTGCTCAGTGCGGCCGGGGCTTCTCAGTCAGTTCGCACCTTGACCGGCACCAGAGAGTCCACCAAGCCCAGGCTGCAGCAGCTGCTGCTCATCATTGCCCTGAACACATCAAGGGCTTTCTTCTCAGCACAGGGAGCAAGCAAGTTCTTAAGCACCAGCTGTATAGTGGCAAGGGCCGCCTGACTCGTAGTGGCCACTGCTTGGACTGTGGCAAGAGCCTGGGGAAAATCCCACTTCAGCTGGTGGTCCCACCAATAGAGAAGCCCTTTAAGTGTGACAGTTGTGGGAAGGCTTTTGCCCAGCGCTCAGCCTTGGGAAAGCACCAGCGCATCCATACTGGGGAGAAGCCTTTTTCCTGCACAGACTGTGGAAAGGCCTTCATCCAGAAATCGGACTTGACCATCCACCGGCGCatgcacactggggagaaaccgtacCGCTGTGACACCTGTGGGAAGTGCTTTAGTGTCAGCTCTAACTTGCTGACCCACCAGCGCACCCACCTGGGTGAGAAGCCCTATGCCTGCGGGGAGTGTGGCAAGGCTTTCATTCAGCGCTCAGAGCTTACCATCCACCAGCgcacccacactggggagaaaccctacaagtGCAGTGTCTGTGGCAAGTGCTTCAGCCGCAGTTCCCACCTCAACCGTCACCAGCGCACCCACAGCAATGACAAGCCTGCCATTGGCTCTGGGGCAGCCCCTACAGCATTGCTTTCCACTCCTACCACCAAACCTGCCAGCTCCCTCCCTGCATCTGCATTCTCAGCTTCTTTCACCTCACCCAGCCCTCTCCCTACCttgccttccttcccctcttctccaTCATCCTTGCACATCCCTTCTTTGGACCTTCCCTGGTCCCTGCCCTTTCCATCGCGTGGCTTTTCCCATTCAGTTTTCCCCACTGTCCACAGTGGagtccagacttctctaataaaCTAG
- the LOC132765093 gene encoding zinc finger protein ZFP2-like isoform X1, protein MQENYENVISLAEEIAISWPRITAFAESHRSRGLMPDMEYEQGQAEQAHIQDSTVGGLSESGMNADLRRQLGLILQTAGRSQVEKMLRELVKEQSQEEKHKVQKKEVPKSHKDEAAEEIEEELQLEEDRAEAVDSPSGRPDSPDEGDASGSQCQLELPEDRPTQSPGAQGQREGKAPKRLKEKCVGQVERSGVCTECGKKTWSGPGRGHSVPTPERPHQCPECGRCFRQRSILAKHQKIHTGEKPYLCMACGKRFNRSSNLAQHQRVHTGERPFPCSDCGKAFTQKSDLERHQRVHTGERPYACQDCGKSFSVSSHLDRHRRTHQHSHPEEPPAASLAPVIAHRCPDCGKCFGQRSALSKHRKTHSGERPYPCDACGKRFSRSSNLAQHQRIHTGERPFPCSDCGKRFIQRSDLERHQRIHTGERPYTCAQCGRGFSVSSHLDRHQRVHQAQAAAAAAHHCPEHIKGFLLSTGSKQVLKHQLYSGKGRLTRSGHCLDCGKSLGKIPLQLVVPPIEKPFKCDSCGKAFAQRSALGKHQRIHTGEKPFSCTDCGKAFIQKSDLTIHRRMHTGEKPYRCDTCGKCFSVSSNLLTHQRTHLGEKPYACGECGKAFIQRSELTIHQRTHTGEKPYKCSVCGKCFSRSSHLNRHQRTHSNDKPAIGSGAAPTALLSTPTTKPASSLPASAFSASFTSPSPLPTLPSFPSSPSSLHIPSLDLPWSLPFPSRGFSHSVFPTVHSGVQTSLIN, encoded by the exons ATATGGAGTATGAACAGGGCCAAGCAGAACAAGCCCACATCCAAGACTCAACAGTAGGCGGCTTAAGTGAAAGCGGGATGAATGCTGACCTCCGCCGGCAGCTGGGGCTCATCCTGCAGACCGCTGGCCGGAGCCAAGTGGAGAAGATGCTGCGGGAGCTGGTGAAGGAGCAGAGCCAGGAGGAGAAGCACAAAGTCCAGAAGAAGGAGGTGCCCAAGAGCCACAAGGATGAAG CTGCTGAGGAGATTGAAGAGGAGCTGCAGTTGGAAGAGGACAGGGCAGAGGCGGTGGACTCTCCATCAGGGCGACCAGACAGCCCAGATGAGGGGGATGCCAGTGGTAGCCAGTGCCAGCTTGAACTACCAGAAGACCGGCCAACACAAAGCCCAGGAGCACAAGGccagagggaagggaaggcaCCTAAGAGGCTAAAAGAGAAGTGTGTGGGTCAGGTGGAAAGGTCTGGTGTGTGCACTGAGTGTGGAAAGAAGACCTGGAGCGGTCCTGGGCGAGGCCATAGTGTACCCACGCCAGAGAGGCCCCACCAGTGCCCCGAGTGTGGACGCTGCTTCCGGCAACGCTCCATCCTGGCCAAGCACCAAaagatccacacaggggagaagccctacCTGTGCATGGCTTGTGGGAAGAGATTCAACCGAAGCTCAAACCTGGCGCAGCACCAGCGGGTGCACACCGGTGAGCGTCCCTTCCCTTGTTCAGACTGTGGCAAGGCTTTCACCCAGAAGTCTGACCTGGAGCGGCACCAGCGGGTGCACACGGGAGAACGCCCCTATGCCTGCCAGGACTGTGGCAAGAGTTTCTCGGTCAGCTCCCACCTTGACCGCCACAGGCGAACTCATCAGCACAGTCACCCAGAGGAACCCCCGGCGGCCAGCTTAGCCCCAGTGATCGCCCACCGCTGTCCTGATTGTGGGAAGTGTTTTGGACAGCGCTCTGCACTCTCGAAGCATCGCAAGACCCACTCTGGGGAGCGTCCTTACCCATGCGATGCTTGCGGCAAGCGTTTCAGCCGCAGCTCTAATCTTGCGCAGCACCAGCGCATTCATACTGGGGAGCGTCCCTTCCCCTGCAGTGACTGTGGGAAGCGGTTCATCCAACGCTCCGATTTGGAGCGGCATCAGCGAATCCACACAGGTGAGCGCCCCTACACTTGTGCTCAGTGCGGCCGGGGCTTCTCAGTCAGTTCGCACCTTGACCGGCACCAGAGAGTCCACCAAGCCCAGGCTGCAGCAGCTGCTGCTCATCATTGCCCTGAACACATCAAGGGCTTTCTTCTCAGCACAGGGAGCAAGCAAGTTCTTAAGCACCAGCTGTATAGTGGCAAGGGCCGCCTGACTCGTAGTGGCCACTGCTTGGACTGTGGCAAGAGCCTGGGGAAAATCCCACTTCAGCTGGTGGTCCCACCAATAGAGAAGCCCTTTAAGTGTGACAGTTGTGGGAAGGCTTTTGCCCAGCGCTCAGCCTTGGGAAAGCACCAGCGCATCCATACTGGGGAGAAGCCTTTTTCCTGCACAGACTGTGGAAAGGCCTTCATCCAGAAATCGGACTTGACCATCCACCGGCGCatgcacactggggagaaaccgtacCGCTGTGACACCTGTGGGAAGTGCTTTAGTGTCAGCTCTAACTTGCTGACCCACCAGCGCACCCACCTGGGTGAGAAGCCCTATGCCTGCGGGGAGTGTGGCAAGGCTTTCATTCAGCGCTCAGAGCTTACCATCCACCAGCgcacccacactggggagaaaccctacaagtGCAGTGTCTGTGGCAAGTGCTTCAGCCGCAGTTCCCACCTCAACCGTCACCAGCGCACCCACAGCAATGACAAGCCTGCCATTGGCTCTGGGGCAGCCCCTACAGCATTGCTTTCCACTCCTACCACCAAACCTGCCAGCTCCCTCCCTGCATCTGCATTCTCAGCTTCTTTCACCTCACCCAGCCCTCTCCCTACCttgccttccttcccctcttctccaTCATCCTTGCACATCCCTTCTTTGGACCTTCCCTGGTCCCTGCCCTTTCCATCGCGTGGCTTTTCCCATTCAGTTTTCCCCACTGTCCACAGTGGagtccagacttctctaataaaCTAG
- the LOC132765092 gene encoding 1-acyl-sn-glycerol-3-phosphate acyltransferase alpha-like, which produces MVQSLGLVNIFLFFFAVFLLYHFSNVFRYYFRIHYLNGYMLLWSIFLVPVMVLRGRNVANMRILRLVMLPLKYILGIKLNVRGATNLNLKGPYVMVANHQSNVDFLGMFQILPDRCTLIAKKEILYYFTVGIVTWLSGFIFIDRKNRDPTIKIMSEAADTMVRDNLRLWIFPEGTRSNSSTIPAFKTGAFHLAVKAQVPIIPVVMSCYLPFLNSKLNKFTTGEVTIQILPPIKTEGLSPADVPELTDRVHEIMLSTFHELPGSPSKQPSNTKEDAHQATSGQES; this is translated from the exons ATGGTCCAATCTCTAGGCCTGgtgaatatttttcttttcttctttgctgTATTCCTCCTCTACCATTTCAGCAACGTCTTCCGATACTACTTCAGGATTCATTACTTAAATGGATATATGCTTCTCTGGTCGATTTTTCTGGTTCCTGTTATGGTGCTGCGGGGAAGGAATGTGGCAAACATGAG AATCCTTCGTCTCGTCATGCTGCCCTTGAAATATATCCTTGGCATTAAGTTGAATGTGCGGGGTGCCACAAACCTAAACCTGAAAGGGCCCTATGTCATGGTTGCCAATCATCAGAGCAACGTGGACTTCCTTG ggatGTTTCAGATATTGCCAGACCGCTGTACCTTAATTGCCAAGAAGGAGATCTTATATTATTTCACTGTTGGCATTGTTACCTGGTTAAGTGGCTTTATTTTCATTGACCGCAAAAACAGAGATCCCACCATCAAGATCATGTCAGAAGCAGCAGACACCATGGTTCGGGACAAT CTGCGACTTTGGAtattccctgaagggactcgatcCAACAGCTCCACGATCCCGGCCTTCAAAACTGGAGCCTTTCATCTTGCAGTAAAAGCCCAG GTGCCAATAATTCCTGTGGTTATGTCCTGCTACTTGCCGTTCCTCAACTCAAAGCTGAACAAATTCACAACAG GGGAAGTGACAATCCAGATTCTTCCTCCAATCAAGACAGAGGGACTGAGTCCAGCTGATGTACCTGAATTAACAGATCGAGTACATGAGATCATGCTTTCCACCTTCCATGAGCTACCAGGAAGTCCTTCAAAGCAACCCTCCAACACCAAAGAAGATGCCCACCAAGCCACCAGTGGCCAGGAATCCTAG